One window of Trichomycterus rosablanca isolate fTriRos1 chromosome 2, fTriRos1.hap1, whole genome shotgun sequence genomic DNA carries:
- the LOC134300686 gene encoding olfactory receptor 6N2-like, translated as MNSSARRLISEKQTVSYQFCLLQAFVAYWYGTSEFTLLSAMAYDRYVSICKPLQYSTIIKTSTVRKLIFLCWFLPCFQICIGLILTLRLDLCKSKLNRIYCDNYSVVKLSCRETTVNNLFGLLFGIVVFPPVIFIIFSYIRILTVCLRNSKVFRRKALQTCLPHLIIVINFSVTISFDIINNRLESNQIPHIIEMILSINFFVIPPLFNPIIYGLKLQEIFNSIKRLISCQNRARVSF; from the exons ATGAATTCCAGCGCA AGACGGCTCATTTCAGAAAAACAAACGGTTTCATACCAGTTCTGTTTACTTCAGGCTTTTGTAGCATACTGGTACGGAACGTCTGAGTTCACGTTGTTATCAGCGATGGCTTATGACAGATACGTGTCCATCTGTAAACCATTACAATATTCAACTATTATAAAAACGTCCACTGTAAGAAAACTAATATTTTTATGCTGGTTCTTACCTTGCTTTCAAATTTGTATTGGCCTAATATTAACATTACGACTTGATCTGTGTAAATCCAAACTGAACCGAATTTACTGTGATAATTATTCTGTTGTTAAATTAAGTTGTAGAGAAACTACTGTAAACAATTTATTTGGACTTCTTTTCGGCATTGTTGTATTTCCACCTGTGATCTTCATCATCTTCTCGTATATTAGAATTCTTACTGTGTGTTTGAGGAACTCAAAGGTGTTCAGGAGAAAAGCTCTCCAGACCTGCTTACCTCATCTTATCATTGTCATTAACTTTTCTGTCACTATTAGTTTTGATATTATAAATAACAGACTGGAATCTAATCAGATTCCTCACATTATTGAGATGATACTGTCGATCAATTTTTTTGTGATTCCTCCTCTGTTCAATCCGATTATATATGGATTAAAACTTCAGGAGATTTTTAACAGCATTAAGAGGCTGATTTCATGTCAAAATAGAGCCAGAGTTTCTTTTTAG
- the LOC134303520 gene encoding putative gustatory receptor clone PTE03 — protein sequence MDYSINVTYFSLVGHVELEKFRYLYFIITLTVYILIVCFNVSVIFIIFTNKRLHEPMYIFIAALLCNAVIGSTVLYPKLLSDLLSEKQTVSYQFCLLQAFVAYWYSASEFTLLSAMAYDRYVSICKPLQYSTIIKMSTVTKLIFLSWFLPCCEMCTGVILTLRLDLCKSKLNRIYCDNYSVVKLSCRETTVNNLFGLFIFSIAVFPPVIFIIFSYIRILTVCLRNSKVFRRKALQTCLPHLIIVINFSINASFEIINNRLESNQIPHIIEMILSIELLLIPPLFNPIIYGLKLQEIFNSIKRLISIQNRARVSF from the coding sequence ATGGATTATTCTATTAATGTTACATATTTTTCTCTGGTGGGACATGTAGAGCTGGAGAAGTTCAGATATCTTTACTTCATAATTACTCTCACGGTTTATATATTAAtagtttgttttaatgtttctgtcattttcatcattttCACTAACAAGCGTCTCCATGAACCCATGTACATCTTCATTGCTGCTCTGCTCTGTAACGCTGTGATCGGATCGACTGTTCTTTATCCCAAACTCTTATCTGATTTACTGTCAGAAAAACAAACGGTTTCATACCAGTTCTGTTTACTTCAGGCTTTTGTAGCATACTGGTACAGTGCTTCTGAGTTCACGTTGTTATCAGCGATGGCTTATGACAGATACGTGTCCATCTGTAAACCATTACAATATTCAACCATTATAAAAATGTCCACTGTTACAAAACTCATATTTTTAAGCTGGTTCTTACCTTGTTGTGAAATGTGTACAGGGGTAATATTAACATTACGACTTGATCTGTGTAAATCCAAACTGAACCGAATTTACTGTGATAATTATTCTGTTGTTAAATTAAGTTGTAGAGAAACTACTGTAAACAATTTATTTGGACTTTTTATTTTCAGCATTGCCGTATTTCCACCTGTGATCTTCATCATCTTCTCGTATATTAGAATTCTTACTGTGTGTTTGAGGAACTCAAAGGTGTTCAGGAGAAAAGCTCTCCAGACCTGCTTACCTCATCTTATCATTGTCATTAACTTTTCTATCAATGCATCTTTTGAAATTATTAATAACAGACTGGAATCTAATCAGATTCCTCACATTATTGAGATGATACTGTCGATCGAATTGTTACTGATTCCTCCTCTGTTCAATCCTATTATATATGGATTAAAACTTCAGGAGATTTTTAACAGCATTAAGAGGCTGATTTCAATTCAAAATAGAGCCAGAGTTTCTTTTTAG